Within Sorangiineae bacterium MSr11367, the genomic segment CGCCCGTCGATCCTCCGGGATCGCGACCGGCCTTGTCCCGAGGCTCGCGGAACGCCATGACGACACCGACACAGAGTGCCGCAAACGCGACCGCCACGAGGGCTCGGATCCAAAACGACTTCTTCTGCGAATCGCTCACGAGGCTTTCCCTCTCCTGGAAGGCTCTGCAGCATCCTGGTTAGGCCAGAGATGAGGGCGTTTACCATCGAAAATACACGGGAAATCGATCCCGTAAACGCGTAAAATTGAACCTTATCTGTCACCCCGAACGGGTGCGCGCGACATCGAGCACCTGGCCGCGTCTATTCGTTAGACCTCATGCTGGACCCTTCCGTCCCTTTTGCGCCCCCTCCGCCGCCGTCCCCTTGGCGTCCGTTCATTCCTTGGGCACTGCCGCTTTCCATTTTTCTTCCGCTGCTTCCCTTTCTCTTCTCCGCCCCACTGTACTTCGTCAGCGCTGGCGGCATTTTGGGGCCGACGAAGACCTGGCTCCTGCTCGGATCCACGGACGTGGGGTACTGCCTTGCCGCCTATTACATGGCGGTCGTGGCGCTGAGCGTGCTCTGCACGATGTTCGTCGTAGGCAAGCGCGTTCCAGGTTCGCTGCTTTTCGGGCTCGCATCGTTACCGTTTTGGGCAGGGGCGGCGGTGGCGCTTTGGCGACATCGTGCCACCGCGGGCGAGACGGACCTGAAAGCTTTTGGCATCGCCCTGGTGTTCGTCGAGGGCGTTCTGGCCTTCGGGGTTCTCCTCTCGTGCGTGACCCTCTGTTTGGTCGCGGTGGCCGCGCTCCTTCGGCTTTTTTCGATCCGTGGGCCCATCATCGGAGCATTGCGCCCGACGGCGCGCCGAAACGCCATGATCCTTGGCGGTGTGGTGGCGGTCGCGGGGTGGCTGGTGGCCATCGCGGTGCGCCACCAGCTGGCGTGGTTCCAGATGCCGTATGGCCTTTGGCTGATGGTCTTCGCCGTGCCGGCCGCGTTGCTCGCCGCGTGGCGTGCGCCCGTCGCAAAGACGCTCGCTCCGGAAGCGGCCGCCGAGATGGTTCGCACCATGGTCGTCTTGGGGGTGGCCATGGCCACCGCGGCGGTGCTGACCGGCGTGGCGGGCGAGGCCTACGCGCGACATTTTGCATTGGACGATCTGGGCAGGCTGTACGTCCCGCTCGACAAGCGGGTTAGCCTCCTCACCACCGCCGCCGCAGGTTTGCACCATCATCCGATCTTGGCCGCCGTCGACGCGGGCATTCTCTTCATCGCGCTGCTCGTCGTGCCGGTGGCATGTTCCGGCGCTGCGCGCGTCGGATTGTCACCCCGCATTTCGCAGCTCGCATGGATTCCACTGCTCGTTCTGGCGGTGACCCCTGGAATGATTTACGCGCGGGCTTTCACGCGAAGCGCCGCGAAGTTCGGGCGCCCGCCGATCATCGCGGGCTCGGGCATCGCGCTCGTGACCACGTCCGAAAATTGGAATCCGCTCGAATCGCATGCATTCTACTTCGTCTCGCGCGACGGCCAGCTTCGGATGGAGGGCTCCAAGCGCACCACTGGCGAGCGAACCGCGCTCGTCGTCGACGGCGGCGCACGCTACGGGACGGTGATGCGCGCCTTGGCCCCCACCTTCACGCCCGAGGAAAATGCGAGCTTCGACGTGGTGCTGTCCCTGCCTGCGGCATGGCAACCGGATCGCAAGGATCTGGGCGAGATCGCACCGCTCATGGGGAGCGGCACGTCGACACTGCCCGTGGAGATCGCGCCGGCCGATTCCAAGCGGAAACCGTACGACGACATCCCGGTGTGGAATCCCCACGACTTCGTCGCGGTGGAGAACGATGACGAATGGACGACGGTCGTGCGCAAGGTGGAGGCCGAGCGCGCACGTCAGAGCGTTCCGACGCCCGTGGTCATCGGCCATCGGGCGAAGTAGGCGAACGACCATACGGGTGTTCGCGACGGAGCATCGTAGGATCGTCCAGGCCAGTCATCGGATCATCCATTGACTTTCTGGCGTTAAAACGACAATGATGATGATCATCCGCGTAGTCCAGATTCCCTGGGCACCTGTTAGGAGGCCACATCGTCATGTCGAGGCAATGGAGTTCATCGAAGCGGAGAGCAACGGGTGCCCTGCTGGCTGCGTCGGCCGCCGTCTTGGCGGTGGCCTGTAGTGTCGACGGTGGAGAACGGCCGGAGGACGGCTCCCTGCCTTTGCAGGGCGAAGCCAAGAAGCCGCCCCAGGCCAATACGGTGCAGGCCATCAATGATTTGGCCAAAACGCCTTATCAAGGATGGAATACGTATTTTGGTTTGAGCTCGTCCTTCACCGAGCAAACCATCAAAGAAGCGGCGGATGCCATCGTGCGGCGTGGGTTGAAGGACGTCGGCTACGAGTACGTATGGATCGATGGTGGCTGGTGGAATGGCGATCGCGACACGGCGGGCAACATCGCCATCAGTCCGACCCAGTGGCCCAATGGGATGAAGGCGGTGGCGGATTACATCCATTCGCTCGGGCTCAAGGCCGGTATTTATACGGACGTCGGCATCAACGGCTGTGGGGGCAAGAATCAGGGCAGCTACGGGCACTACCAACAGGACTTCGATCAATTTGCCGCGTGGGGATACGACGCGGTCAAGGTCGACTTCTGCGGTGGCAAGCTGATGGATCTGGATCCGCCGGTGGCGTTCGGTCAGGTCCGTGATGCGATCTTGAACAACAGCAGCCACCGGCCGATGCTCTTCAACATTTGCAACCCCTTCGTGCCGGAGACCGGTGCGTCGCCGGGACGGGCCGCGTACGACTCGTACAAGTTCGGCCCCACCACGGGGAATTCGTGGCGAACGGACACGGATATCGGCTTTCCGCGAAATGTGGTGTTCGTCGATCTGCTCCGCAATTTCGATCACAATGCCGCCCACCCGGAGGCGGCCGGTCCGGGGCATTGGAACGATCCCGATTACCTCTGTCCCGAAATCGGGATGACCCCGGCGGAGTTCCAGGCCCAATTCTCCATGTGGGCCGTGGTCGCGGCGCCGCTCATCATCGGCAGCGACGTGCGGAACATCTCCGACGCCTCGGTGGAGATGCTGAAGAACCGCGAGGTCATTGCCATCGATCAGGATCCACTGGGCGTGCAGGGCACGGCCATTTCCACGGTGGGCGATGCGCAGGTTTACACCAAGCCGCTGTCCAACGGCGACTACGCGGTGGCCTTGTTCAACCGCGGGCCGAAGGCGCAGGTGATCTCCACCACGGCGCGGCAAGTTGGTTTGGCGAATGCGCGAGGTTATGCGCTGCGCGATGTGTGGAAGCACGCGTCCACGGAGACGGCAGGGAAGATCGCGGCGAACGTCGGGGCGCATAGCGCGGTCTTGTTCCGTGTGTCCAAGGCCAAGGGGGAGAATCCTCCGTCGGTGGTGATGTCGCCGCTGACCATCACGACGCCGTCGCAGGCGGTGCTACCGTTGGTGGTGCCGGGCAGCACGTTCACCGTGTCGACGTCGTTCACGAACCACGCGCGGCAGACCGTGCGTGAGGCGACGCTCACCTTGAGCGTTCCCACGGGCTGGAAGGCTTCACCGGTGGGCAATCCGCGTGCGAGCCGGCTGCGCACCGGTGAGACGGTGAATGGCAAGTGGAACATCACCGTTCCCGCCGGCACGGTGCCCGGGCCCAACGACGTGAAGACGGCGGCGGCGTACCAATGGGACAGCGACGACTGCGATGGCGAGAGTGGCACCGTCACGGACACGAGCGTCGTGCAGGTTCCTCCCACGCCGCCGGCGAATACGACGGCGTTGAGCCATCATCCGTGGCTCGACGGCACGAGCGCCTACCTGGTCCCGCGTGTGGATCGCGAGGTCGCGAGCGGCGGGCCGCTGGTCATGCTCGGAACGCGGTACGCCGAGGGCATCGGCACCAATGGCCCGTCGGTGATCGACTTCTACGTGGGCGGCGCCTGCACGAAGCTCACCGGTGTGGTGGGCATCGACGACTCCGTCCGATTCGATCCGCAGGGAGGAACGTCGGTCTTCCAAGTGTTCGGCGACGGCGTCAAGCTGTACGACAGCGGTTTGGTTACGCGCACGGCGACCAAGCCCCTGTCCGTGGATTTGGGCTCGGCCAAGGTTCTCTCCTTGGTGGTGACCGACGGCGGCGACCATAGCTACAACGACCGCGCGAACTGGGCGAACCTGCAGATCGCGTGCGCCGCTCCGCAGCCGACGGTGCCCGCAGGGCCCTGGCCGCACTACGAGTCGCTCGGCGGTGCATCGGCGACGGCCACCAGCGCCAACGATGGCAATCCCGCCAGCGATGCCATCGACGGCAACGTCAATACGATATGGCATTCGCGGTGGAGCCCCGCGCAGGATCCGCTGCCTATTTCGTTCACCCTGGATCTGAAGTCGCCTCGAACGGTCAGCGGCCTGACGTACCTTCCGCGGGTGGACGGGACCATCAACGGGACCGTCACGTCGTACGAGGTCGAGGTGAGCTCCGATGGGACGACCTTCGCCGCGGCGGCACCGGCCGGGGCGTGGCCCCAGGATGCGCTTCTCAAATCGGTACAGATTGTACCGATTTCCGCGCGGTACATTCGCCTGACGGCGAAAGCTGGGGCGTACGGCTTTGCGTCGGCGTCCGAAATCGGGGTGGCGACGATTCCGTAGTTCGCGCGGGAACTTTGGCGCGGGGGCGCTGTCGGTATGGGCTCAATGCTCTCGTACGACCGCCCCTACGCCGCTGCGCTCCCCCACCCCGGCCCTCCCCCGCAGGGGGAGGGAGCCCTGGTGTATCCGGTGCTCGTGCCGGATTTGTTGCATGCTTCGCCGCTCGTGCGGATTGACACCGAGCATACGAAGCTCTCGATTGCGCTGGCGTTTGCCAGCGGGGTCTCGGGAGGGCTCTTCAGCGATGCGCTCGATCGGGCTACGATTGCGCCGTCGAGTTGGGAACCCGAGGTGTATGCGGGGGACCTCTTTTTGGAGCAATTCGTTTCGCTCTGCTTCAAGATTCGCATCGGTGCGCAAGAGCCCACCATGGCCACGCGCCACCTCGCCAACGTGCTCGCGCGGCCGCCGGACGACGTGAACACGATCCATTATCGCCGCGCCATCGTGGCCGAGCTCGCGGGCTCGCCAGTGCTGCGCCGATCCTTGGAGCAATTGTATTTGGCATTGTGCCAATTTCGCACCTTGCTCGAGGGGGCCACGGCGGGGCGAAAGTGGGATTCGAACCGGCGCCAGCTCGATGTGCTGACGGCCATCAAAGCGATCTTCGATGCCATGGCCGATGGCTTTCTTTCCGCCGGCTCCGGGCTCTCCCGGCTCCGCAGCTTCGGCCAGCGCGTGCGCGCGGGGGAGCCGTACAAGGCACTCTCCGATTTGCTCGAATACGATGAGAAGCTCGCCTCGGTGAACCTCGAGGTGCGGGTCGGGGCCGACGGCAAAATTCGCGATTTCGAAATACGGTCCGTCCAGGAAAACCGCACCAATCCATTCCGCAGCCCCGCCTGGCGGCGTTGGCTGGCGAAGTTCGAGCTGTTCCTGCGCGGCTACCACTTCGGCGAGGGCGAGGTGATGGCGCGGCTGATCGATGCGGTGTTCGACGGCGTGCAGGACGAACTCGTTCACTTCGTGCAGTTGCTCGGCGACGTCGAGTTCTACCTGGGCGCACTCGGCTTTCACGATGCCGCACGCGCCTCGAACCTTCCCGTGTGCCTGCCCACCTTCGTGCGGCCGGACCAGCCGCGCACGTTGCACGGGCTCTTCAATCCGTTGCTGCTCGCGCACGGGGCCACGCCGGTTCCATGCGATGTGACGACGGATCGGCACACCACCACGGTGCTGGTGACCGGCCCCAACTCGGGCGGGAAAACGCGGCTCTTGCAGTCCATCGGGCTGGTGCAGCTCTTGGCACAGTCGGGCGTCTTCGTCCCCGCGCGCTCGGGCAGCGTGGCGCTGGCGCGCGGCCTCGTCGTATCGCTGCTTCAGGAGACGCGTGCGGATCAAGCGGAGGGCCGGCTCGGCATGGAGCTGGTGCGCATTCGCGCGCTGTTCGAGCGGTTGCCGCCGGGTGCCATGGTGCTCTTGGACGAGCTGTGCTCGGGAACGAATCCGTCCGAAGGTGAAGAGATTTTCGAGCTGGTGGTGCGCATGCTGACGCGGCTCGAACCGTACGCGTTCATCACCACGCACTTTTTGGCCTTCGCCGCACGGCTGGAGCGGCAAAAGACGATTCCCGATTTGCGCTTTCTGCGCGTCGTTCTCGGCGCCGCGCACGAGCCGACGTACCAGTTCGCCGCCGGCGTGGCCGAAACGTCGCTCGCGGCGCATGCGGCGAAGAGGCTGGGCGTGACCGGCGAGCAGCTGGCGGCACTCATCGAACAGAACATTCGACGCACGGGAGGATGAGATGCCCACGTTCCTGGTAACCTCGAAGATGTCGCCCGAGCTGGCCGCGCGGGTCGAGGCCAGCGTGACCGGCCGCAAGAGCAGCCCCGCACGACGGCGGCTGGTCACCTCGGTGGTGCGCGCGGCGGTGGTGCTGGCGCTCGCGTGGGGCGTGACCTCGGTGGTGGCGACCAAACGCCGCGAGCAGCACGATTTCGAGCGCGCGCGCGGAGCACTGCTCGAGACCGTGCGCGCCGAAGCTGCCTCGGTCACCGACGACGATCGGCAGGCCGCCGTGCGCATCGACGCGTGGCTGGTGCGCCTCGCCGGCCCGTACGAGGGGGATTTCGTCTCTCCGGACGCGACGCGTGCCCTGTTCGAGCGGCCCGCGGTGTACGTGCGGACCGTGCGCGAGGCCATCGGTCCGGGCGAGCGGGTCGCCGCGGCGGCGCACGAGTCGGTGAAAGATTCGTTCCTCGCGTGCTTGCTCGATCCTCCGGCCTCGCGCACCGAGAAGGCGCTCCTCGCCAAAGGCCGCATCGGGCTCGGCGGCGGTGCGCGGATGGAGGAAGCCACGCCCAACGCATGCCGCGTGGACGACGCGCGGGCCGCCCTTCCCTTCTTCGAACCGGCGTTTGCCCGGAGCGTCGAGGCGGCCGTCGACATTCCGCAGGTCGCAGCGCTGCGCACGCGCTTCGAGAAGGCGCCCATCGCCCAAGCGAAACGGGCCATGCGCGCCGAGTTGCTCATCGCGGTCCTGGACGAAGCGGAGACCGGCTCGGGGCCGACGGAGATCGACGGCGCACGCGCCCACGACGTGCGCATCGCCGCGGTGGATTTGCGCACCTCGCAGGTGCTCCTTCGCACCAAGCGCCACGTGGATCCGGCGTGGATCTCGGCGGCGAACCGCGCGCAATACGCATCCGTTCTCGATTCGTGCGCCCTGGCCTTCGACGTGCGCGAAGCGCTACGGAAGTGAGAATTTCTGCCGGTACCGACTCGGCGAGAGATGGTGGTGCTTCTTGAAGAAGCGCGAAAAATAGAACGAGTCCTCGAAGCCGCAGGCGGCCGCCACCTCCTCGATGCTCAAATTGGTGGTCTTCAAC encodes:
- a CDS encoding NPCBM/NEW2 domain-containing protein translates to MSRQWSSSKRRATGALLAASAAVLAVACSVDGGERPEDGSLPLQGEAKKPPQANTVQAINDLAKTPYQGWNTYFGLSSSFTEQTIKEAADAIVRRGLKDVGYEYVWIDGGWWNGDRDTAGNIAISPTQWPNGMKAVADYIHSLGLKAGIYTDVGINGCGGKNQGSYGHYQQDFDQFAAWGYDAVKVDFCGGKLMDLDPPVAFGQVRDAILNNSSHRPMLFNICNPFVPETGASPGRAAYDSYKFGPTTGNSWRTDTDIGFPRNVVFVDLLRNFDHNAAHPEAAGPGHWNDPDYLCPEIGMTPAEFQAQFSMWAVVAAPLIIGSDVRNISDASVEMLKNREVIAIDQDPLGVQGTAISTVGDAQVYTKPLSNGDYAVALFNRGPKAQVISTTARQVGLANARGYALRDVWKHASTETAGKIAANVGAHSAVLFRVSKAKGENPPSVVMSPLTITTPSQAVLPLVVPGSTFTVSTSFTNHARQTVREATLTLSVPTGWKASPVGNPRASRLRTGETVNGKWNITVPAGTVPGPNDVKTAAAYQWDSDDCDGESGTVTDTSVVQVPPTPPANTTALSHHPWLDGTSAYLVPRVDREVASGGPLVMLGTRYAEGIGTNGPSVIDFYVGGACTKLTGVVGIDDSVRFDPQGGTSVFQVFGDGVKLYDSGLVTRTATKPLSVDLGSAKVLSLVVTDGGDHSYNDRANWANLQIACAAPQPTVPAGPWPHYESLGGASATATSANDGNPASDAIDGNVNTIWHSRWSPAQDPLPISFTLDLKSPRTVSGLTYLPRVDGTINGTVTSYEVEVSSDGTTFAAAAPAGAWPQDALLKSVQIVPISARYIRLTAKAGAYGFASASEIGVATIP
- a CDS encoding DNA mismatch repair protein; protein product: MLSYDRPYAAALPHPGPPPQGEGALVYPVLVPDLLHASPLVRIDTEHTKLSIALAFASGVSGGLFSDALDRATIAPSSWEPEVYAGDLFLEQFVSLCFKIRIGAQEPTMATRHLANVLARPPDDVNTIHYRRAIVAELAGSPVLRRSLEQLYLALCQFRTLLEGATAGRKWDSNRRQLDVLTAIKAIFDAMADGFLSAGSGLSRLRSFGQRVRAGEPYKALSDLLEYDEKLASVNLEVRVGADGKIRDFEIRSVQENRTNPFRSPAWRRWLAKFELFLRGYHFGEGEVMARLIDAVFDGVQDELVHFVQLLGDVEFYLGALGFHDAARASNLPVCLPTFVRPDQPRTLHGLFNPLLLAHGATPVPCDVTTDRHTTTVLVTGPNSGGKTRLLQSIGLVQLLAQSGVFVPARSGSVALARGLVVSLLQETRADQAEGRLGMELVRIRALFERLPPGAMVLLDELCSGTNPSEGEEIFELVVRMLTRLEPYAFITTHFLAFAARLERQKTIPDLRFLRVVLGAAHEPTYQFAAGVAETSLAAHAAKRLGVTGEQLAALIEQNIRRTGG